A window of the Tiliqua scincoides isolate rTilSci1 chromosome 5, rTilSci1.hap2, whole genome shotgun sequence genome harbors these coding sequences:
- the LOC136653432 gene encoding serine protease 33-like, translating into MGLSQRISAPTHDVGHTLDLVFTAGQADGDLEVEDIKITPLSWTDHFLVGFRLVAASHLRNGRGSHSMIRPRRLMDPNGFLSALGDFPVARAGDPPGALVDLWNTEMARALDEIAPERPLPSRRVRAAPWFSEELRMMKRRGRHLECAESSSTEGTCGQPKLSSPRVVGGQNSEPGEWPWQVSIRVNGLHECGGSLISPQWVVTAAHCFTNSQDVLLYRIHLGEYDLPKPAPTMVSSAISKIIIHPYYAGTALSADIALVQLQKPVQFSQTILPVCLPRSSEPDPFPVGLKCWATGWGRPFPDVPLMARTLQEVEVPILDNDECDQMLHMHNKTALNSILKRPIIPEGYRLIYEDMICAGYQEGMKDVCKGDSGGPLVCKQNGTWFLAGIVSFGLDCAGPYRPGVYTRVTSFLPWIQRTMAENAAFRSGAPFLRGSSVSLLLLFLLLILSNNLL; encoded by the exons atgggtctgtctcaaagaATATCTGCCCCAACGCATGATGTGGGACatacgctggacctggtgttcactgctgggcaggctgatggtgatctggaggtggaggacattaagatcactcctttgtcatggacagatcactttctggtgggatttagaCTTGTTGCAgcctctcacctccgcaatggCAGGGGATCACATTCTATGATCCGTCctcggaggctgatggatccaaatggattcctgagtgctctgggggattttcctgttgccagagctggagacccacctGGCGCTCTGGTCGATCTGtggaatacggagatggccagggccttggatgagatcgctcctgagcgtcctctgcccagtcgcagagtcagagcggctccttggttttctgaggagctgcggatgatgaagcgGCGGGGCAGACATCTAGAGT GTGCTGAGAGCAGTTCTACTGAAGGAA CCTGTGGTCAGCCCAAACTGAGCTCCCCTCGGGTTGTTGGGGGACAGAACAGCGAGCCAGGGGAATGGCCCTGGCAAGTCAGCATACGAGTTAATGGATTACATGAGTGTGGCGGGAGCCTCATCTCTCCccagtgggtggtgacagctgctcATTGCTTTACCAA TTCACAGGATGTACTTCTTTACCGCATCCACTTGGGGGAGTATGATCTCCCCAAACCTGCACCCACCATGGTTTCATCTGCCATCAGCAAAATCATCATACACCCCTATTACGCTGGAACAGCCCTCAGTGCAGACATTGCTCTTGTGCAGCTGCAGAAACCAGTGCAATTTTCCCAAACCATCTTGCCAGTCTGTCTGCCCAGGTCTTCGGAACCTGACCCCTTCCCTGTAGGGTTGAAATGCTGGGCGACTGGCTGGGGCCGGCCCTTTCCAGACG TCCCCTTGATGGCTCGGACACTGCAGGAGGTAGAGGTGCCAATCCTGGACAATGATGAGTGTGACCAAATGCTGCATATGCACAACAAAACCGCCTTGAACTCCATCCTCAAGAGGCCAATTATTCCTGAGGGCTACAGGCTGATCTATGAAGACATGATCTGCGCTGGGTACCAAGAAGGAATGAAGGACGTTTGCAAG GGTGACTCTGGGGGACCCCTCGTCTGCAAGCAGAATGGCACGTGGTTCCTGGCAGGGATAGTCAGTTTTGGGCTGGATTGCGCCGGCCCTTACAGACCCGGGGTGTACACCCGGGTCACTTCCTTCTTGCCTTGGATTCAACGCACCATGGCAGAGAATGCAGCCTTCCGTAGTGGTGCTCCTTTCTTAAGGGGCAGTTCTGTGAGCCTCTTGCTTTTGTTCCTTCTCCTGATTTTGTCCAACAACCTTTTGTAA
- the LOC136653433 gene encoding serine protease 27-like — MLGFCYSRIVLLLLLSLKGAGNRPPHRGEKRFLGLGKGQADLPLFKPFCSLPCLSCFTRPKVYSPRIVGGQICDEGEWPWQVNIQFNGLHLCGGSLISSQWVVTAAHCFLDSQNASLFRVNLGEYDILNPPPTMVSSAVNQIILNPDFTELSFSGDIALMWLEMPVNFSRTILPICLPKTSDPNFFPVGTVCWVTGWGLPFENAPYLSRTLREVAVPILKDEECAGMFYHKTGISMDMAPEGKLKMFRNVICAGFRQGKKDACQGDSGGPLVCKRKDTWFLAGVVSFGLGCARPFHPGVYTRITSYLDWIQRTMDSSASASAARWCNIFSPLACQRREPKGSLPVACGVEPGARNIGCCHRHSPCQSPCGVISASHALAPYFRSL, encoded by the exons ATGCTGGGTTTCTGCTATTCCCGGATTGTGCTTCTGCTACTTCTGTCGCTGAAAG GTGCTGGAAACAGGCCCCCTCACAGAGGTGAGAAAAGGTTCTTGGGGTTGGGGAAGGGACAGGCAGACCTGCCATT ATTCAAACCTTTCTGCTCTCTTCCATGTCTCTCGTGCTTTACCCGACCCAAAGTGTACTCCCCTCGAATTGTTGGGGGCCAGATATGTGATGAAGGCGAATGGCCGTGGCAAGTCAACATCCAATTTAACGGACTACACCTGTGTGGTGGAAGCCTCATCTCATCccagtgggtggtgacagctgctcATTGCTTTCTTGA CTCACAGAATGCATCCTTGTTCCGAGTCAATCTGGGCGAGTACGACATCCTCAACCCCCCACCCACGATGGTCTCATCTGCTGTCAACCAAATCATCTTAAATCCAGATTTCACTGAGTTGAGTTTCAGTGGCGATATTGCTTTAATGTGGCTGGAGATGCCAGTCAATTTTTCTCGAACCATCTTGCCAATCTGCCTACCCAAGACTTCAGATCCCAACTTTTTCCCTGTGGGGACAGTATGCTGGGTGACTGGCTGGGGCTTACCTTTTGAAAATG CCCCCTATCTCTCTCGGACCCTGCGAGAGGTAGCAGTACCAATCCTAAAGGATGAGGAATGTGCAGGAATGTTCTACCACAAAACTGGCATCAGCATGGACATGGCACCAGAGGGCAAACTGAAAATGTTTAGAAATGTGATCTGCGCTGGGTTCCGACAAGGAAAGAAGGATGCTTGCCAG ggTGACTCTGGGGGACCTCTGGTATGCAAACGGAAAGACACCTGGTTTCTGGCAGGAGTTGTCAGCTTTGGGCTGGGTTGTGCCAGACCCTTCCACCCTGGTGTCTACACCCGGATCACCTCCTACTTGGACTGGATTCAACGCACCATGGACAGCTCAGCTTCTGCAAGTGCTGCCC GTTGGTGCAACATCTTCagccctctggcttgccagaggcgcgagccgaagggctcTTTGCCTGTCGCCTGTGGAGTGGAGCCTGGAGCCCGGAACATCGGCTGCTGCCATCGCCATTCACCCTGCCAATCTCCCTGTGGAGTGATAAGTGCCAGCCATGCCCTTGCTCCTTATTTTAGGAGCCTCTGA